The proteins below come from a single Halostagnicola larsenii XH-48 genomic window:
- the hmgB gene encoding hydroxymethylglutaryl-CoA synthase, with translation MTAVGIDAVEIWTGNLKLDLPGVFAPEKGEDPEKYTKGLGLNASSFPDSYEDIVTMGANAAHRLMERKGLEPDDIGRIDVATESAFDNSKPVSTYIAGCLESVFEGDFHHANKGERKFACIAGTQSLDDAYNWIRAGRNRGRGALVIATDTALYARDDPGEATQGAGAIALYITEDPDLVTLSTEQGYGSADETDFLKPNQQFPSVDGKRSVQVYLARMREALVDYQSVAGELHLDDVRFVPFHTPFPGMVRKAAMLAYRHIIRDTAVEDELADEIGRQPRQEAFETDDEFRDALREYMDGLKETDRYQEWYAETIDPTLTIAREVGNWYTGSVHVARISALKYAVEQGEDLAGQTLAVGSYGSGAQAEIHTEIVQDGWAAEIEALNVDEQLADRYELTWDDYEEIHDAHNHDMDVDIEPMTAPDGEFVFGGWGRMGEREYEYVE, from the coding sequence ATGACCGCAGTCGGTATCGACGCCGTCGAAATCTGGACCGGAAACCTCAAACTCGATCTGCCTGGTGTATTCGCCCCCGAGAAGGGCGAAGACCCCGAAAAATACACCAAAGGGCTCGGATTGAACGCCAGTTCGTTCCCCGATAGCTACGAAGATATCGTCACGATGGGGGCAAACGCTGCCCATCGATTGATGGAACGAAAAGGCCTCGAGCCCGACGATATCGGTCGGATCGACGTCGCGACCGAGAGCGCGTTCGACAACTCCAAGCCGGTCTCGACGTACATCGCCGGTTGTCTCGAGTCGGTCTTCGAGGGCGACTTCCACCACGCGAACAAAGGCGAGCGGAAGTTCGCCTGCATCGCCGGCACCCAGAGTTTGGACGACGCGTACAACTGGATCCGCGCGGGTCGAAATCGCGGCCGCGGCGCGCTCGTAATCGCGACCGATACGGCGCTGTACGCTCGAGACGACCCCGGCGAAGCGACTCAGGGGGCGGGTGCGATCGCGCTGTATATTACCGAAGACCCGGATCTGGTCACGCTCTCGACCGAACAGGGGTACGGGTCGGCCGACGAGACCGACTTTCTCAAGCCCAACCAACAGTTCCCAAGCGTCGACGGCAAACGCTCGGTACAGGTGTACCTCGCCCGCATGCGCGAAGCGTTGGTCGATTACCAGAGCGTCGCAGGGGAACTTCATCTCGACGACGTTCGATTCGTGCCGTTCCACACGCCGTTCCCCGGAATGGTCCGAAAGGCTGCAATGTTGGCCTACCGCCACATCATTCGCGATACGGCCGTCGAAGACGAACTTGCCGATGAGATCGGTCGGCAACCGCGTCAGGAAGCGTTCGAAACCGACGACGAATTCCGCGACGCGCTTCGGGAATACATGGACGGCCTCAAAGAGACCGATCGCTACCAGGAGTGGTACGCCGAAACGATCGATCCGACGCTAACGATCGCTCGAGAGGTCGGCAACTGGTATACGGGATCGGTGCACGTCGCCCGGATCAGCGCGCTCAAATACGCCGTAGAGCAGGGAGAAGACCTCGCCGGACAGACGCTTGCGGTCGGCTCCTACGGGAGCGGTGCACAGGCCGAAATCCACACGGAAATCGTCCAGGACGGCTGGGCTGCGGAGATCGAGGCGCTCAACGTCGACGAACAACTCGCGGACCGATACGAATTGACGTGGGACGATTACGAGGAGATCCACGACGCACACAACCACGATATGGACGTCGATATCGAGCCGATGACCGCTCCGGACGGCGAGTTCGTCTTCGGCGGTTGGGGACGGATGGGCGAACGGGAGTACGAGTACGTCGAGTAA